In Capsicum annuum cultivar UCD-10X-F1 chromosome 7, UCD10Xv1.1, whole genome shotgun sequence, one genomic interval encodes:
- the LOC107877807 gene encoding putative pentatricopeptide repeat-containing protein At5g09950 isoform X1, which yields MVPEILASLLHHCSKTKAFHYGLSLHAAAIKSGLQGDVFISNHILNMYAKCRNINFANQIFNEMSKRNLVTWSAMISGYDQEGKHLMAISLYSQMPLEPNEFVLASALSSCANLLALRLGRQIHAQSIKLGCSSISFVSNSLISMYMKNGQCSDALSVFALIPSLTDVSYNTIIMGLVESNQREKAFEVYKSMCRQGLVPDRFTFVGLLGTCNTADDLGKGMQLHSQTIKLKLDETAFIGNIIMTMYSNLNLLDEADKVFRSIQEKDVISWNTLIAACSHCDDHSKAMDVIKEMMDFFDGRPDEFTYASLLSACAGMGSMQFGRQIHARLIRTNSSVDIGVGNALVNMYAKCGGIQYAYTAFRRMTCRNLVSWNSVIAGFANHGHGKKVIKLFEEMKSVDLKPDSVTFLGLLIACNHVGLVDEGLYYFNTMNEIYGVTPNVEHFSCLIDLLGRAGRLKDAEEYMQRYPFGHDSVVLGCLLSACRLHGDVVIGERMAKKLLQHQPVSTSPYVLLSNLYASDEKWDCVAEARKMLKSRGLKKEAAHSLIEVKGSVEKFTIGNFSYSRIEEIVNVLGTLGCGLDEEIILLDSS from the coding sequence ATGGTACCAGAAATTCTTGCTTCACTATTGCATCATTGCTCTAAGACCAAGGCATTCCATTATGGACTCTCTCTTCATGCAGCTGCAATCAAGTCAGGCTTACAAGGTGATGTTTTCATATCCAATCACATCCTCAACATGTATGCAAAGTGTAGAAATATTAACTTTGCCAATCAAATTTTTAATGAGATGTCCAAAAGAAATCTCGTTACCTGGTCAGCCATGATCTCTGGTTATGATCAAGAAGGGAAACACCTCATGGCTATCAGCCTCTACTCCCAAATGCCACTAGAGCCGAATGAATTTGTCCTTGCTAGTGCTCTTAGTTCATGTGCTAACCTCTTGGCCTTGAGACTTGGTAGACAGATACATGCTCAATCTATCAAATTAGGCTGTTCGTCCATTTCGTTTGTGTCCAACTCTCTGATCTCAATGTACATGAAAAATGGTCAATGTAGTGACGCTTTATCCGTTTTTGCATTAATCCCCAGTCTTACTGATGTCTCTTACAACACAATCATAATGGGTTTGGTAGAAAGTAATCAAAGAGAGAAAGCATTTGAAGTCTACAAAAGTATGTGCCGACAAGGGTTGGTTCCGGACCGTTTCACCTTTGTCGGCTTATTAGGAACCTGCAATACTGCAGATGATTTGGGGAAAGGAATGCAATTGCATAGCCAAACAATCAAGCTCAAACTCGACGAGACTGCCTTTATAGGCAATATAATAATGACAATGTACTCAAATTTAAACTTGTTAGATGAAGCTGACAAAGTTTTCAGATCAATCCAAGAGAAAGATGTCATTTCATGGAATACTCTCATTGCTGCGTGTTCTCATTGTGATGATCATTCAAAGGCCATGGATGTTATTAAAGAGATGATGGATTTTTTTGATGGAAGGCCTGATGAGTTTACCTATGCTAGCCTGCTTTCTGCATGTGCTGGCATGGGTTCTATGCAATTTGGGCGGCAAATACATGCCCGTCTTATTAGAACAAACTCAAGTGTAGATATTGGTGTTGGGAATGCCCTCGTGaacatgtatgctaagtgtgGCGGTATTCAGTATGCATATACAGCTTTTAGGCGAATGACTTGTCGTAATCTTGTCTCATGGAATAGTGTCATTGCTGGATTTGCTAACCATGGCCATggaaaaaaagttataaaattgttTGAGGAGATGAAGAGTGTTGATTTAAAGCCCGATTCTGTCACATTTCTCGGACTTCTAATCGCTTGCAATCATGTGGGTCTTGTAGATGAGGGCCTATATTACTTCAATACCATGAACGAGATTTATGGGGTTACTCCCAACGTTGAACATTTCTCTTGCCTCATTGATTTATTAGGACGAGCTGGGAGGCTGAAAGATGCTGAAGAATACATGCAAAGGTACCCCTTTGGGCATGATTCAGTTGTTTTAGGTTGCTTACTTTCAGCTTGTCGGCTGCATGGTGATGTTGTAATTGGGGAAAGAATGGCTAAAAAGCTCTTACAGCATCAGCCTGTTTCTACTTCAccttatgttttgttatcaaACTTATATGCTTCAGACGAGAAGTGGGATTGTGTGGCAGAGGCAAGAAAAATGTTGAAGAGCCGTGGTTTAAAGAAGGAAGCTGCTCATAGTCTCATTGAGGTGAAGGGGTCTGTAGAAAAGTTCACAATTGGCAATTTCTCTTATTCAAGGATTGAGGAAATTGTGAATGTACTTGGAACTTTAGGCTGTGGATTGGATGAAGAAATTATTCTCCTTGATTCATCATAA
- the LOC107877807 gene encoding pentatricopeptide repeat-containing protein At4g33170 isoform X2 has protein sequence MGLVESNQREKAFEVYKSMCRQGLVPDRFTFVGLLGTCNTADDLGKGMQLHSQTIKLKLDETAFIGNIIMTMYSNLNLLDEADKVFRSIQEKDVISWNTLIAACSHCDDHSKAMDVIKEMMDFFDGRPDEFTYASLLSACAGMGSMQFGRQIHARLIRTNSSVDIGVGNALVNMYAKCGGIQYAYTAFRRMTCRNLVSWNSVIAGFANHGHGKKVIKLFEEMKSVDLKPDSVTFLGLLIACNHVGLVDEGLYYFNTMNEIYGVTPNVEHFSCLIDLLGRAGRLKDAEEYMQRYPFGHDSVVLGCLLSACRLHGDVVIGERMAKKLLQHQPVSTSPYVLLSNLYASDEKWDCVAEARKMLKSRGLKKEAAHSLIEVKGSVEKFTIGNFSYSRIEEIVNVLGTLGCGLDEEIILLDSS, from the coding sequence ATGGGTTTGGTAGAAAGTAATCAAAGAGAGAAAGCATTTGAAGTCTACAAAAGTATGTGCCGACAAGGGTTGGTTCCGGACCGTTTCACCTTTGTCGGCTTATTAGGAACCTGCAATACTGCAGATGATTTGGGGAAAGGAATGCAATTGCATAGCCAAACAATCAAGCTCAAACTCGACGAGACTGCCTTTATAGGCAATATAATAATGACAATGTACTCAAATTTAAACTTGTTAGATGAAGCTGACAAAGTTTTCAGATCAATCCAAGAGAAAGATGTCATTTCATGGAATACTCTCATTGCTGCGTGTTCTCATTGTGATGATCATTCAAAGGCCATGGATGTTATTAAAGAGATGATGGATTTTTTTGATGGAAGGCCTGATGAGTTTACCTATGCTAGCCTGCTTTCTGCATGTGCTGGCATGGGTTCTATGCAATTTGGGCGGCAAATACATGCCCGTCTTATTAGAACAAACTCAAGTGTAGATATTGGTGTTGGGAATGCCCTCGTGaacatgtatgctaagtgtgGCGGTATTCAGTATGCATATACAGCTTTTAGGCGAATGACTTGTCGTAATCTTGTCTCATGGAATAGTGTCATTGCTGGATTTGCTAACCATGGCCATggaaaaaaagttataaaattgttTGAGGAGATGAAGAGTGTTGATTTAAAGCCCGATTCTGTCACATTTCTCGGACTTCTAATCGCTTGCAATCATGTGGGTCTTGTAGATGAGGGCCTATATTACTTCAATACCATGAACGAGATTTATGGGGTTACTCCCAACGTTGAACATTTCTCTTGCCTCATTGATTTATTAGGACGAGCTGGGAGGCTGAAAGATGCTGAAGAATACATGCAAAGGTACCCCTTTGGGCATGATTCAGTTGTTTTAGGTTGCTTACTTTCAGCTTGTCGGCTGCATGGTGATGTTGTAATTGGGGAAAGAATGGCTAAAAAGCTCTTACAGCATCAGCCTGTTTCTACTTCAccttatgttttgttatcaaACTTATATGCTTCAGACGAGAAGTGGGATTGTGTGGCAGAGGCAAGAAAAATGTTGAAGAGCCGTGGTTTAAAGAAGGAAGCTGCTCATAGTCTCATTGAGGTGAAGGGGTCTGTAGAAAAGTTCACAATTGGCAATTTCTCTTATTCAAGGATTGAGGAAATTGTGAATGTACTTGGAACTTTAGGCTGTGGATTGGATGAAGAAATTATTCTCCTTGATTCATCATAA